A genomic stretch from Arachis stenosperma cultivar V10309 chromosome 3, arast.V10309.gnm1.PFL2, whole genome shotgun sequence includes:
- the LOC130969768 gene encoding uncharacterized protein LOC130969768, with protein MMAAATNGGKSMWQACLASAFRTALATTIVGSVTLLGPHSLKKLIELPSFSYVTVGIIILNDATFGDSLRGSWYALYATIQSMGPAMLSFWIIGPSRFTKETIAVAVALAAFVVALPGEITHFIAKRIALGQIVLLYVIAYINGARTQPLMHPLGVAASTALGVAACILALLFPSPRLACRQVKRNYKLLTQNTIKRVKLLMKAICEDDKASVFMSVSQAKCFSTTKLLQIITHYQKGMRWERPQTKIFRSNCLYAVEKLKEVDTTLRGMELALRSINSFPISMINEDMKHGLNSLMQQISLTIKETKHNLHGASLTVPEPSEKNITNFLHSLQTIPTTLQDLPFYFYLFCTKLLYMKSLAEPTPPSIQDQPTEKNGNPNLNSPEGNKENWAKSLLTTLTSPKLMASYKCSLSLGLSVYLGLVYSKKDGFWAGLPVAVTYASGREATFRVTNLKAQGTVLGTVYGVLISFVFERFLVLRFLSLFPWFLFTSFLQRSQMYGPAGGVSAAIGALLILGRENFGPPKEFAITRIVETFIGLSCSIFVDILFRPKRASTCAKVELSNSIATVVESFGSLSMLHDSSKTKLEQNQKKLKGHVNKLKKFIVEAEAEPNFWFLPFHGACYNKLLESLSRLDDVLQLGSQALKFLQQELQRCEACWKEHVNLIEGDIGHLKELICNSMKSFEEISKLKSLGFLEKELEEKKKNTTSDVEVGKSTPKSSICMVSGLGEDDLEKTLGSYLQHSRNAVDHLYDDDDDVEDEKELKSQVVLSLSALGFCLSAIMKETMKIEEAIKELVQWENPSSVINLYEISCKLHSLHK; from the exons ATGATGGCAGCAGCCACTAATGGAGGCAAATCCATGTGGCAAGCATGCTTAGCCTCAGCCTTCCGTACAGCTCTAGCCACCACCATAGTGGGATCTGTAACCCTCTTGGGCCCCCATTCCCTAAAAAAGCTTATCGAGCTGCCTTCATTCTCCTATGTCACGGTGGGAATAATCATCCTCAACGATGCCACCTTCGGAGACTCCTTGAGAGGCTCCTGGTATGCTCTTTATGCAACAATTCAGAGCATGGGCCCAGCCATGCTCAGCTTCTGGATCATTGGGCCCAGCCGCTTTACTAAGGAGACGATAGCGGTGGCAGTGGCCCTGGCCGCCTTCGTTGTGGCGCTACCGGGAGAGATTACGCATTTCATAGCTAAGAGGATAGCGCTTGGTCAGATAGTTCTTCTGTATGTCATAGCTTACATCAATGGTGCTCGTACTCAGCCTCTCATGCACCCTCTCGGCGTGGCGGCTAGCACCGCCCTCGGAGTGGCGGCCTGCATTCTCGCCCTGTTGTTTCCCTCTCCGCGTCTTGCATGCCGTCAG GTGAAAAGGAATTACAAGCTACTAACACAGAATACGATTAAGAGGGTGAAGCTTTTGATGAAGGCAATATGTGAAGATGACAAGGCCTCTGTATTCATGTCAGTTTCTCAAGCCAAGTGTTTCTCAACTACCAAGCTTCTCCAAATCATCACACACTACCAA AAAGGCATGAGGTGggagagacctcaaaccaaAATCTTCAGATCCAATTGCTTATATGCTGTAGAGAAGCTAAAAGAAGTGGATACCACACTAAGAGGAATGGAACTGGCTCTAAGAAGCATCAATTCATTTCCAATAAGCATGATCAATGAAGACATGAAACATGGTCTTAATAGCCTCATGCAACAAATTAGCTTAACCATAAAAGAAACCAAACACAATTTGCATGGTGCTTCACTAACTGTCCCTGAACCAAGTGAAAAAAACATAACCAATTTTCTCCATTCCCTTCAAACCATTCCAACAACCCTACAAGATTTACCCTTTTatttttacttgttttgcaCTAAACTCCTCTACATGAAATCTTTAGCTGAGCCTACTCCACCTAGTATTCAAGACCAACCTACTGAAAAAAATGGAAATCCAAATTTAAATTCTCCTGAGGGTAACAAAGAAAATTGGGCTAAGTCTTTGTTGACAACATTAACAAGCCCAAAACTCATGGCATCATACAAGTGCTCTCTCTCATTGGGCCTTTCTGTTTACTTGGGCTTAGTATACAGCAAAAAGGATGGATTTTGGGCTGGGCTTCCTGTGGCTGTAACCTATGCATCTGGCAGGGAAGCCACATTTAGGGTAACAAATCTCAAAGCCCAAGGAACCGTGTTGGGAACAGTGTATGGAGTTCTCATTAGCTTTGTCTTTGAGAGGTTCTTGGTACTCAGATTCTTGTCTCTTTTTCCATGGTTCCTTTTCACAAGTTTCCTCCAAAGAAGTCAAATGTATGGGCCTGCTGGTGGAGTATCTGCAGCTATTGGGGCCCTCTTAATATTGGGTAGGGAAAATTTTGGCCCACCAAAAGAGTTTGCTATTACAAGAATTGTTGAAACGTTTATTGGGCTTTCTTGTTCAATTTTTGTGGATATTCTTTTCAGGCCCAAGAGGGCCTCCACATGTGCAAAAGTTGAGTTGTCCAATAGTATTGCCACAGTAGTTGAGTCCTTTGGATCCTTGTCCATGCTTCATGATTCATCAAAAACCAAGTTAGAACAAAACCAAAAGAAGCTAAAGGGTCATGTTAATAAGCTAAAGAAATTTATTGTTGAAGCAGAAGCTGAGCCAAATTTTTGGTTCTTGCCATTTCATGGTGCTTGCTATAACAAACTCTTAGAATCTTTGTCAAGATTGGATGATGTATTGCAACTTGGTTCTCAAGCATTGAAGTTCCTCCAACAAGAGTTACAAAGATGTGAGGCATGTTGGAAAGAGCATGTGAATTTGATAGAAGGTGACATTGGACATTTGAAGGAACTCATTTGCAATTCAATGAAGAGTTTTGAGGAGATTTCTAAATTGAAATCTCTTGGGTTTCTTGAGAAGGAGCttgaggagaagaagaagaacaccaCTAGTGATGTTGAAGTGGGAAAGTCAACACCAAAGTCAAGTATATGCATGGTTTCTGGCTTAGGAGAAGATGACCTTGAGAAAACTTTAGGATCTTATCTCCAACATTCAAGAAATGCTGTTGACCATTTAtatgacgatgatgatgatgttgaagaTGAGAAAGAGTTGAAGAGCCAAGTTGTTTTGAGTTTGAGTGCTTTGGGGTTTTGTTTGAGTGCAATCATGAAGGAGACAATGAAAATTGAAGAAGCAATCAAGGAATTGGTTCAATGGGAAAATCCATCTAGTGTGATTAATTTGTATGAAATATCTTGCAAGCTACATTCCTTGCACAAATGA
- the LOC130966797 gene encoding uncharacterized protein LOC130966797 — protein sequence MGERVEGSNLSVTAKPNNAISEKKTYKKPLVSSRPKDFEHRNTEHLLSLTRDGFGSSPVGRLTFFLIKVAALEAVRRVSKSRCPCVWRGLQGLQILVYPPFNWIQRWSPFKGLVRSMQVLSRPLLVLSIATVFTDESQCSDGTPEYITDPHDSEASADLSSVPANSNIGHSESDPEVLEYEKWLTQLKQELEIQGISLPERVDDDELHRFYSACNNDVSSFFTAIKKTIQWRGSYKILSEEELESWSSLVFWHGFDVMQRPCLIVRLGLACRSLVSRDRPQFAQAVISQVEYGVLHLVSADNPQITVLVDCEGLSPLRIPMKTLRSCSSLLQDHFPNRLGGLFVIRLPSVVRVIAQTFISVLKSTTRKKLKIGEIHQKFLRDNLPTLPAYLGGSCTCIVCCRIGKRNVLQPGATGTSSIHREINISDNEDSSSLHSSSNSDLDEQQNNKYDQLLKTAIISILVFWVLVAISAGIYTPENRLV from the exons ATGGGAGAGAGGGTGGAAGGTTCTAATTTGAGCGTGACTGCTAAACCGAACAATGCTATCAGTGAGAAGAAAACTTACAAAAAGCCTCTGGTGTCATCTCGCCCCAAAGATTTTGAACACAGAAATACTGAACACCTTCTTTCTTTGACCCGTGATGGATTTGGAAGCAGCCCTGTAGGCCGTCTCACATTTTTTCTAATCAAAGTTGCGGCACTAGAGGCCGTAAGAAGGGTATCCAAGAGTAGATGTCCATGTGTATGGCGAGGTTTACAGGGTCTACAAATCCTTGTCTATCCACCATTTAATTGGATTCAGAGATGGTCACCCTTCAAGGGTTTGGTCAGAAGTATGCAG GTACTATCAAGACCATTATTAGTCCTTTCCATTGCAACTGTTTTTACAGACGAATCACAATGTAGTGATGGGACACCAGAGTATATTACTGATCCCCATGATTCAGAAGCATCTGCAGATCTGTCTTCAGTCCCAGCCAATTCAAATATAGG TCATAGCGAGAGCGATCCTGAAGTTTTAGAATATGAGAAATGGTTGACTCAGCTCAAGCAAGAGTTGGAAATTCAAGGGATTAGTTTGCCAGAAAG AGTCGATGACGATGAGCTCCACAGATTTTACTCGGCTTGTAATAATGACGTTTCAAGCTTCTTTACAGCAATCAAGAAGACAATTCAATGGCGGGGGAGTTACAAAATTTTGTCAGAAGAAGAGCTAGAGAGTTggtcaagtttggtgttctggCATGGGTTTGATGTGATGCAAAGACCTTGCCTTATTGTAAGGCTTGGCCTAGCTTGTAGATCATTGGTGTCTCGTGATAGACCTCAATTTGCTCAGGCAGTTA TATCACAGGTTGAATATGGAGTCTTGCACTTGGTCAGTGCGGACAACCCTCAGATTACAGTATTGGTGGACTGTGAAGGGCTATCTCCGTTGAGAATTCCCATGAAAACCTTGAGATCTTGTTCTTCCCTTCTGCAAGATCACTTTCCTAATCGACTTGGTGGTTTGTTTGTCATACGACTACCATCTGTCGTTCGAGTCATTGCCCAGACATTTATTTCG GTTTTAAAGTCAACTACCAGGAAAAAGTTGAAAATAGGAGAGATTCATCAGAAATTTCTTCGGGATAATCTGCCGACACTACCAGCATACCTTGGAGGGTCCTGCACTTGCATTGTATGTTGTAGAATTGGCAAGAGGAATGTGCTCCAACCTGGTGCAACTGGAACCAGCAGCATACATAGGGAGATAAATATCAGTGACAATGAGGATTCTTCATCACTGCATTCATCATCCAATAGTGACTTGGATGAGCAGCAGAACAATAAATATGACCAGTTGTTGAAAACAGCCATCATAAGCATTCTAGTATTTTGGGTTTTGGTAGCTATTTCTGCTGGAATATACACTCCTGAAAATCGTTTGGTCTAA
- the LOC130970733 gene encoding uncharacterized protein LOC130970733 translates to MASNPSPAFAYTVLYVKDVAKSVAFYSKAFGYTVRRLDESHRWGELESGNTTIAFTPLHQHETDDLTGSVQASRSGHERPPLEVCFVYSDVDAAFKWAVENGAEAVSKPEVKEWGQKVGYVRDRDGIVIRMGSHVKPPKQD, encoded by the exons ATGGCGTCGAATCCGAGTCCTGCGTTCGCATACACGGTTCTGTACGTGAAAGACGTAGCAAAGTCCGTAGCCTTCTATTCGAAAGCATTCGGCTACACTGTTCGTCGCTTAGACGAGTCACACAG ATGGGGAGAGTTGGAGAGTGGAAACACAACAATAGCATTCACGCCACTGCACCAACACGAGACCGATGATTTGACTGGATCCGTCCAAGCATCTCGATCCGGCCATGAAAGGCCACCTCTCGAGGTTTGCTTTGTTTACTCTGACGTTGATGCCGCTTTCAAG TGGGCGGTGGAGAACGGAGCGGAGGCGGTGAGCAAGCCAGAGGTGAAGGAATGGGGACAGAAGGTTGGGTACGTCAGAGACAGAGACGGCATCGTCATCAGAATGGGTAGTCATGTCAAGCCACCGAAACAGGATTAG